AACCTGATCCTGAAAAAGGGCGTGGTCAGCTGGTAACACTCGTTACCAACTGACCGCTCTCATTCCGCGACACAGGTTTACGACTCTCCTCGCTTCCCCTCGCTTCCCCTCGCCTGCCTCGCCCCCCTCGTTACCAAGCTCCCGCTTGGTAACGCTTCTTCGCATGAATTTTCCCGTCGTCCAAGGACCTGGCGAGGCCCATCCTGTGCGTTTCCGATAACGAGGAAGCGTGCGCTATTGGCCCCAGGACTCTTTCTTGCTCGGCTGAAATCGAGAACGCAGGAGGCGTTACCAAGCGGGAGTATGGTAACGAGGACAAATGAGGGTATGGTCACTTGGTAACACTCGTCACCAAGTGACCGCTCTCGTTGCGCGACACTGGTTTACGACTCCCCCTCGCTTCCCGTCGTTACCAAGCTCCCGCTTGGTCATGCTTCTTCGCACGAATTTTCCCAGCGCCCAACGACCTGACGCGGCCCATCCTGTGCGTTTCCGATAACGAGGAAGCGTGTGCGATGGCCCCAGGACACTTTTCTGCTCGGCTGAAATCGAGAACGCGGAGGCGTTACCAAGCGGGAGCTTGGTAACGAGGAAAATCAGGGCGTGGTCGCCTCACGGCAATCTACCAGCAGTTCGCTCCGGCTTACATTTCGCACACCTCGACGATCTGCATCCAAAACATATTTGCATATCGTATGCATCAACACTACAATTGCGACGTTAGACGAGGCGGGCGTGGTTTGCATTGCTGTTTTTCCGGGAGATTTTGATGCGTTTCTTATCGGACATCGTTCGCAAACGCGGATTCACGTTGATTGAACTTCTCGTTGTGATCGCCATCATCGCGGTTCTGATTGCGTTGCTATTACCCGCGGTTCAGCAAGCTCGAGAAGCCGCGCGGCGGACACAATGCAAGAACAACATGAAGCAGATTGGCCTGGCGCTGCATAACTATCACGATGTTCACAACATCTTTCCGCCTTCGTATCTGATTCAGCCCGGGGGAAATGCCACGCTGGGGCCGCCGTCTGACGCCGGTGACGCGGGACCGGGATGGGCGGGCCTGGCGCTACTACTGCCTCAACTTGAGCAGGCCAACCTGTATCACGCGCTCGATTTCAATGCTCCGTGCTGGTCCGCATCGAATGCGTCGTTCGTGCAGCGCACGATCCCCTCGTACCTTTGCCCTTCGGCCACGAACGGGAACAACGTCTACAACGTCGTCGACGAAGGCGGAACGGTGCTGGCGAAGTTCGCACGCAGCAACTACGTGGCTAACGCTGGGCGCATCGACGTCTGGGATCTGACCGACGCCGACCTCTCCTCAGAGGCCGACGGGCCGCTCTATCGAAACAGTGCAACCAGGATCCGCGATATTTCGGATGGCCTGACCAACACGGTCTTTTTTGGCGAGCAGACTCCCTATCACAGTGACTCCACCTGGGTGGGTGTTGTACCGAATTCCGTAACGTGTCCGTCGCCATTGTTTGCCTATGCCGGATGCGACGGAGCTGCTCCGCAGGTGAATGTGCACTCGGGACCCGGCATCAACGAATTTCCTCCGATCATTCATCCCCCCAACAGCAATTTTGGGTATGTCGACGAAATGTATTCACAACATGATTCTGGTGGCAACGTCCTGTTGGGTGACGGCAGCGTGCGTTTTGCATCCAAGTTTATGGACGGGGTGACATGGTCTCGTTTGGCAACCCGCGCCAGTGGTGAAGTCGTGGGTGACTGGTGACAGAACCTCATTGTCGCCAGTCGGTACTTCTCTGGAGCCTGACTCGAATGTCGCATCACGCTCGCTGTCGTAAGCGTTCACCATTCCGTGATCAAGAACCCCATCATGTCCAATACCAGGAATTGTCGAACTGTGGACAAGTTTTCAATATCACCTCATGGAATGCTCTGCCCCCAATGCTACGTTCTCTGCGGCCTGTTGCTGTTGAGTGGCTGCCAGCGAACACCCCAGCTTGGTTCCGACAGTCGCGAACTTTTGCAGCGTCTGCAAACGGCGGTTTCCGCAAAGAACACCGCATGGCTCGACGCGTGTGAAGATCAAATCCTTGCCACACACAATCGAAGTGCCATTCCCGATCGAGAATTGAAAGCGCTCATCTCCGTGATCGATCGTGCACGCTCAGGAGACTGGAAACAGGCACAAGTGGAGAGCTTCAAACTCAGTGAAGGTCAAACAGCCACCGCCGAAGACCGTGAGCGGTTGAAAGAGCGATCACGAAAAAAACGGGGCGAGAAGAAATCGGCGTGACGAGACGTCCATCGAAACAATCGCGAGGTGTCTTTGTCGTCCGGAAATTCGCGCTGCGTGATGTCAGAGGAAGTGTGAATGCGTCGTGATCAATCAATCTGGCAAGGCTTGACCGCGATTCTGCACTACGACTTTTGCCCATGGGCCAATCGCTGGCTGGCGGGTCTTAGGCATCCCGTGTCCAACCTGGCATTCGCCGCCATTGCGGCGCTGGCCTGTGGGTTGTTTGTGAAATCGATCGCCTTGTTGGCGTTTGTTGTTCTCACGGCAATCGTGTGTCTCGGCTGGTTCTGGCCCGTCATCTCGACCTGCGGTGTGTCGTGCACTGTCCGTTTTTCTGAACGTCGGGTTACAGAAGGGGAGCGGGTTCGGATTGTCGTACAGATTTCGAACCGCTGCCCATGGCCCGTCTGGGGGCTGGTGATTGACCCTGGCTTCGCGATGGACGCCGAGTCGCGTTCTTCATCGGTGGTGATTCACCTCATCCATGGCTGGTCGAATCAGGAAGTGACCTGGGAGGTGATTCCACCGAGTCGCGGCGAGTATCCATTGCGGGCTCCCGACATGGCGACAGATTTTCCGTTCGGACTGCGAACCACGCGACGTCCCATCAGGCGGTTCGACAAGCTCATCGTCTGGCCGAGCCTGATTTCTCTGGAAACACTGCTCGATGCCGCCGAGACTCGACCAACGGCCGATGCATTCAGCGATGTGCGTACAGGCGATCGTGGCGACGTTATTGGAACGCGTCCGTTCCGCGATGGCGATTCGTTGCGACGCGTTCACTGGGTCCAGACCGCGCGCACTGGCAAGATGATCGTGAGCGAACGGCAGATGGCCACGCAACCCGCCATCCGAGTTGTCTTCGATTCTGATCCCCAGCTTCACGATGGATCTGATCCAGATGGAACACTCGAATGGTCGATTCGCATTGCTGCGAGTGTCTGCGCCGCCTATCACCGCGAGAACGCGCTCGTCGAGTGCTGTTTCGGCCATGAGTCGATCGAGTTGCGTGGCGGAACATTGGGACTGGCTCGATTCCTCGATTCGTTGGCCAAATGGAAACCCTGCCACTCACATCACGCCCGAGCGTGCCAGCATGATCATCGACAGGCGGCCTGTCATCGAATTCATCATCGAAATTGTGGTGTATTTCAGCTCACGATTACGACAGATCGTGGAGTCGGCCATCGAGTCGAGCATCGGCATGTGCATGGTGAGCAAAAACGGGTGGTACTGAGAACACGATCCAGCGAGAAATCGTGCGAGATCTGTGGCGATTCGCACAACACGCCACAACGACACTCCATCATCCTTGATCGTTCGGACGACATCGCTGCCGAATTTCGTCGCAAGTGGAGACTGGCCTGCCATGTGGGTTGAACGACTTTCCCATCGCGCCGTGCGACGCCTTCGCGAGGATGCTGCGAACGCACCGCCTTCCGCCGGGATGGCCCTCAGGACGACACCGCGCCTGACCTGGTCCCTGGCGCTGCTCGCCATTCTGACTTTCGAAAATTCGGCGGGGGACGGCGAACGAACTTACGCACAGATTCTATCGCTCGTGACGGCCGAGGTGCTTGCCGTGGCGTTGTCGGGCAAACTTGTTCGACGATTCGCTCGACCCGAGACGTCCCATGAATCACGACTCACTGCAATCGCCTGTCTGACAATCGCGGTCTTCGCGGTCGAACTTCTTGTTCGAGCCGTTTCGAACAGCATGCTGCCGCTTGAGCAGTTGCTGCTCATCCTGATCCGCAATGCCATCCTGGCACTCTTGCTCTTTGCAAATCGGCAAGACTGTCAGCGCGCCGCCTGTTCGCTCAGCCTCTTTCTCACGATTTTCACATCCACCCTGTCGGCTCACAATTGGCTGATCGGTTCATTCGTGTTGTTTGCCGTCATCGGAGTCTTCTGGCTGTCGGATCTTCACCGCGAGACACTGCGAGGCCGGTCGATCATCCGATCGACATCCCACCAGACACCGTCGCGGTGGAGAGCGGTCCTGTTGCTTCCGTTGGGTTTCCTGTTGGCACTGCCGGTCGCGGGACTCTCGACGCGCGCGTTGCCCGGATTCATGCCGAGTTCTGGTGGAAAGGATTGGTATTTCGAAACGGCTCAAGGAGGGGTCGGTGATGGCGATTCGCTTGTCGCCGGAATCGAGAATATCCAGAGTTTCGCCGCGATCGACGACGCGCCTTTTCTCAATTCGCATGAACCAAGTCTCTACGACATGTTCGACGATTCGTACAACGAACCGGTCAAGGTCGAACAACAGGAACGAGCGATATCGATCTCGAATCCGCGTTCCGCTCAGCCGTCCGAACGTGACCTCGCCGAGTCTCAGTCGGTCGGGAAGGAATTTTCCACAGTCAGAAAGTCAGGTCAACCGAACAGTGGCCAGATTGGCAATCGCACGCACAACGCCCTGTTGTTCGTCAAGGGGCGCGTCCCGCTCCACTTGAGACTGGAGGCATTCGATCGATTTGACGGCCACGATTGGACGGTCGACGAATTCCTTGGCTCCGGTCCGTCGCTGCAAATGGAACGGCTGAACGAGCGTCCGTGGCTGCAAATTTCGCGACCTGTGGATGGAGCGGTCTTTGCTCGGCCGGAAACTCATGCCCTTAAAATCATTCGCCTCAACTCCAACCGAATCCCTTCGCCAACTCAGTTGCTCGGCGTTCATATCGATAAACTCGATCGAACGGATTTCTATCGCTGGGCTCAGCCCGACATTCTGCAGATGGACCGGGAACGCCTGCCCTCGTTGACGGTGATCCACCTTCAATCGCGGATCGCCGATGT
This genomic interval from Schlesneria paludicola DSM 18645 contains the following:
- a CDS encoding DUF1559 domain-containing protein, whose amino-acid sequence is MRFLSDIVRKRGFTLIELLVVIAIIAVLIALLLPAVQQAREAARRTQCKNNMKQIGLALHNYHDVHNIFPPSYLIQPGGNATLGPPSDAGDAGPGWAGLALLLPQLEQANLYHALDFNAPCWSASNASFVQRTIPSYLCPSATNGNNVYNVVDEGGTVLAKFARSNYVANAGRIDVWDLTDADLSSEADGPLYRNSATRIRDISDGLTNTVFFGEQTPYHSDSTWVGVVPNSVTCPSPLFAYAGCDGAAPQVNVHSGPGINEFPPIIHPPNSNFGYVDEMYSQHDSGGNVLLGDGSVRFASKFMDGVTWSRLATRASGEVVGDW
- a CDS encoding DUF58 domain-containing protein, whose protein sequence is MRRDQSIWQGLTAILHYDFCPWANRWLAGLRHPVSNLAFAAIAALACGLFVKSIALLAFVVLTAIVCLGWFWPVISTCGVSCTVRFSERRVTEGERVRIVVQISNRCPWPVWGLVIDPGFAMDAESRSSSVVIHLIHGWSNQEVTWEVIPPSRGEYPLRAPDMATDFPFGLRTTRRPIRRFDKLIVWPSLISLETLLDAAETRPTADAFSDVRTGDRGDVIGTRPFRDGDSLRRVHWVQTARTGKMIVSERQMATQPAIRVVFDSDPQLHDGSDPDGTLEWSIRIAASVCAAYHRENALVECCFGHESIELRGGTLGLARFLDSLAKWKPCHSHHARACQHDHRQAACHRIHHRNCGVFQLTITTDRGVGHRVEHRHVHGEQKRVVLRTRSSEKSCEICGDSHNTPQRHSIILDRSDDIAAEFRRKWRLACHVG
- a CDS encoding transglutaminase-like domain-containing protein encodes the protein MWVERLSHRAVRRLREDAANAPPSAGMALRTTPRLTWSLALLAILTFENSAGDGERTYAQILSLVTAEVLAVALSGKLVRRFARPETSHESRLTAIACLTIAVFAVELLVRAVSNSMLPLEQLLLILIRNAILALLLFANRQDCQRAACSLSLFLTIFTSTLSAHNWLIGSFVLFAVIGVFWLSDLHRETLRGRSIIRSTSHQTPSRWRAVLLLPLGFLLALPVAGLSTRALPGFMPSSGGKDWYFETAQGGVGDGDSLVAGIENIQSFAAIDDAPFLNSHEPSLYDMFDDSYNEPVKVEQQERAISISNPRSAQPSERDLAESQSVGKEFSTVRKSGQPNSGQIGNRTHNALLFVKGRVPLHLRLEAFDRFDGHDWTVDEFLGSGPSLQMERLNERPWLQISRPVDGAVFARPETHALKIIRLNSNRIPSPTQLLGVHIDKLDRTDFYRWAQPDILQMDRERLPSLTVIHLQSRIADVGKLEQLALQAHGDSGRYRKTEKGASSDRIEQLGRLWTESVPTGWPQIQQVIQHLRRDYVHDHDERPAADCTHTTIDFLFTAKRGPDYQFATAAVLLLRSLGYPARLVAGFYANPSRYDHRAQHTPVHSDDIHVWAEVSTIGGTWIPIEPTPGYELLRPLPTVWEILSDIVDTFWRWLVSHAVLVLVSSGTAVVLFLMRRTLVDRVEVLVWSWRSTRNVRARILATLRLMERRARRWGAACPQSISGSMWLMSLSVPQRGIERQTLIYFGRLADWAQFSPELTSLAEPDAEAVCRHTVQIWWRLPTTQLQLRSTKRPDRRWPETITHPNPLARTREMTTA